DNA from bacterium:
ATCGCGATGGTATCAATCGTCTGAAAACCAAAGCTCTGCCCTCTGGTGCACCTCCGAAAGCTCTGGATGTTTTGCGCCGTTGGTTTGCGATATCCTCTGCCGTCCCGAAGAGTATGGCGAGACACACTGGACGATTATCAAACTACCCGGCATCCTGCACGAACAAATCCAGTTGGAATGCGGCTATTCGACGTTAACCCGACTCTTCCGCAAACAGGGTTTTGTGCGGAAAGCCACCCAACCAACCCTATCAGCAGAATGAAGCTGCCTGCCAAGTCTTTCGGAAAGCGATTCTGCGGAAACTGTCTGATCCCGAACTGACGGTCTGGTTCGGCGACGAAACGGGCATCTCAGCCGACCACCGACCCCGCAAACGATGGGTGCATAAGGGGAAACGGATAACGATTCTAACCAACGGAAGCCATCGGCAGGAAAATAGAATCGGTGCCGTTCAGCCACAATCGGGGCGGTTGATCGCATTGCAGGTACCGGAAGTCGACAGCGATGTGTTTCTGGTCTTTCTCGACGAGCTCGCGAACGAGATAAAAGGCGAAAACACATTACTGGTGCTGGATATCGCATGATGGCATAGGTGAACACGCTGAAATGGCACCACAACATATCGATGTATCTGCCAACCTACTCACCCGACCTGAATCCAATAGAGCGGCTCTGGCTCTATCTCACAAAACACTACTTCAACAATCGGCACACCCAAAAGTACACCATACAGTGAGACTGGGTAGCTTGGGCGTTCGATCAGTTGTGGAAAATACCTAAACGATCCATTCCGTTACAAAAAGAGTGAAGAGAAGACCACAAATAGGTAACAATACATAGCAAGGGTATACATACACTTGGACTCGCTATTTCGAAACGGTTACCTTCTGATGCGGGAACAACCATCCGGGTTGCTCGACCATGTCATTGCGAGAAAGCGCTTAGCGCGACGAAGCAATCTCATTCCGTTGGGACAGGAACTTCAGCCCACTGTCTGATTGCTGATTCGCTATTGATGAAAATTTGCGGAAGTGAGATTGAGATGATAAGAGAAAAAGGACGGACGTAACGAATGAGCCCAAAAACTATTTCAGTAAGTGGAGAAGCAAGCGATACCGATTACACTTATAGTGTAATTTTCGAGAATGCATTAGAAGGTATCGCGATCACAGATTCAACTAATATGTTTATCGACGTTAATCCGTCGTGTTGTAAAATGCTTGGTTATGATCGCACTGAGTTACTTCAGTTATCGATTTTCGACGTGTTTGTTAAAGACGAAATTGAGTCGATGAAACATGTTTTCGATGAGTTACTATCAACGAAATTGGATTTTGTGGAAAAGAAGATACTTCGAAAAGATGGATTGTCAAAACATGTCGAGTTAAACGTAAAAAAGTTACCAGACGGACGATTCCTATATTTTATTTTCGAAATGTCGGTGAGCAAAATTCACAAAGAAAAACATCAGCTTACCGAGCAAGAAATTCAAAACATCATCTGTAATTTTCCATTCGGTTCGCACCATTATGAATTGCAAGCTGGAAACCGACTTGTTTTCATGGGGGCAAACCCCGCCGCTGACGAAATATTGGG
Protein-coding regions in this window:
- a CDS encoding PAS domain S-box protein — its product is MSPKTISVSGEASDTDYTYSVIFENALEGIAITDSTNMFIDVNPSCCKMLGYDRTELLQLSIFDVFVKDEIESMKHVFDELLSTKLDFVEKKILRKDGLSKHVELNVKKLPDGRFLYFIFEMSVSKIHKEKHQLTEQEIQNIICNFPFGSHHYELQAGNRLVFMGANPAADEILG
- a CDS encoding transposase, which produces MYLPTYSPDLNPIERLWLYLTKHYFNNRHTQKYTIQ
- a CDS encoding transposase — translated: MCGKPPNQPYQQNEAACQVFRKAILRKLSDPELTVWFGDETGISADHRPRKRWVHKGKRITILTNGSHRQENRIGAVQPQSGRLIALQVPEVDSDVFLVFLDELANEIKGENTLLVLDIA